A single genomic interval of Penaeus vannamei isolate JL-2024 chromosome 33, ASM4276789v1, whole genome shotgun sequence harbors:
- the LOC138867894 gene encoding uncharacterized protein produces the protein MTARLFISLCLVATVALAMPQKQQQANTGKQLQAQPMMPMNYDFQWEVNNEEYQNYYGHQEAAVNGRVDGSYHVWLPDGRLMKVVYYVDGDSGFVPTITFEDGFTPSWGTSYFNRR, from the exons ATGACTGCCCGTTTGTTCATCTCCCTGTGCCTTGTGGCCACGGTGGCCCTGGCGATGCCGCAAAAGCAGCAGCAAGCGAACACCGGGAAACAGCTGCAGGCCCAGCCGATGATGCCCATGAAT TACGACTTCCAGTGGGAGGTGAACAACGAGGAATACCAGAACTACTACGGCCACCAGGAGGCTGCTGTTAACGGCCGCGTTGACGGCTCCTATCACGTGtggctccccgacggccgcctcaTGAAGGTTGTGTATTACGTAGATGGAGACTCTGGTTTCGTCCCTACCATCACCTTCGAGGACGGCTTCACACCCAGCTGGGGCACTTCTTATTTCAACAGAAGGTAG